One part of the Eucalyptus grandis isolate ANBG69807.140 chromosome 10, ASM1654582v1, whole genome shotgun sequence genome encodes these proteins:
- the LOC104423577 gene encoding LOW QUALITY PROTEIN: subtilisin-like protease 1 (The sequence of the model RefSeq protein was modified relative to this genomic sequence to represent the inferred CDS: deleted 3 bases in 2 codons) has product MEDQKCKLSPTTLIILILGIIYILSISPANAAMAVADTRSSLSTYIIQVRKPTDKHFATVEDLDSLYRSFLPTTAASSNQEQRMVHSYQHALSGFAAKLTAEEAKAVQEKDGVLQVHPEEVLSLHTTRTPDFLGLHQGVGFWKDSNFGKGVIIGLLDSGVFPEHPSFNDEGVPPPPAKWKGRCDFNGTSCNNKLIGARSFINPINATQAVPPYDDTGHGTHTSSTAAGAFVRDASALGNAKGTAVGMAPLAHLAMYKVCVDDGCPASSILAGFDAAIEDGVDVLSVSLGGNSKPFFKDWIAQGAFAATQKGIFVSCSAGNSGPYNTSLSNEAPWILTVGASSIDRSIEATARLGNGLEFDGETLYQPHNFHPALLPLIYPEIDDRIQDCGKGSLRFRSDIRGKVVVCDLGSTEPVVAGQEVKDRGGVAMILVNGPTDGYTTLADAHVLPAVEVSYVAGREIKRYFNTASTPMATILFKGTHIIRRSVAPAVASFSSRGPNRQSPGILKPDIIGPGLNILAGWPFPLDNSTNLFNVISGTSMSCPHLSGVAALLKSTHPNWSPEAIKSAIMTTSTTFNMEGRPIVDETLHPADIFATGAGHINPSKAVDPGLVYDDGPQDYIPYLCGLISNESQIEVIVKKKVNCSSIGSIPDYQLNYPSITVSFKPSVTNVSVTRTVKNVGPAKSRYQSVVDPIKGPVSLVYPRELVFTEANQTASYRVDFTREVDSKAPSPYAQGAITWVSARHSVRTPIAIVFE; this is encoded by the exons atggAAGATCAGAAATGCAAATTGTCTCCGACCACCTTGATAATTTTAATTCTCGGTATCATTTACATTCTAAGCATTTCCCCAGCTAATGCTGCTATGGCAGTAGCTGATACAAGGAGCTCATTGTCAACTTACATTATCCAAGTACGAAAGCCGACGGACAAACATTTCGCTACCGTAGAGGATCTCGATTCTTTGTATCGGTCCTTTTTACCCACCACAGCAGCCAGCTCTAACCAAGAGCAAAGAATGGTTCACTCGTACCAGCATGCGCTATCCGGGTTCGCAGCCAAATTGACCGCCGAGGAAGCTAAAGCCGTTCAGGAGAAGGACGGTGTTTTGCAGGTACACCCGGAGGAGGTGCTTTCTCTACACACAACTCGCACCCCCGACTTCCTGGGATTGCACCAAGGAGTCGGCTTCTGGAAGGACTCGAACTTTGGTAAGGGCGTGATCATCGGACTACTGGACTCAGGGGTTTTCCCGGAGCACCCTTCCTTCAACGACGAGGGGGTGCCTCCACCCCCAGCCAAATGGAAGGGGAGGTGTGACTTCAACGGCACGTCCTGCAACAACAAGCTCATCGGTGCGAGGTCTTTCATCAACCCGATCAACGCCACGCAGGCCGTTCCACCATATGATGATACTGGGCATGGCACGCACACTTCCAGCACAGCTGCCGGTGCTTTTGTGAGGGATGCCAGCGCGCTCGGTAATGCAAAAGGCACGGCCGTAGGCATGGCGCCTCTTGCACATTTGGCAATGTACAAGGTTTGCGTAGATGACGGTTGCCCTGCAAGCAGTATATTGGCTGGGTTCGACGCCGCCATCGAGGACGGTGTCGATGTGCTTTCCGTCTCTTTAGGAGGAAATTCCAAACCGTTCTTCAAAGACTGGATTGCGCAGGGTGCATTTGCCGCCACCCAAAAGGGCATCTTCGTCAGCTGCTCCGCGGGGAATTCAGGGCCATACAACACCTCATTGTCAAACGAGGCTCCGTGGATTCTCACTGTGGGTGCGAGCAGCATCGACCGTAGCATAGAGGCCACAGCGCGGCTGGGGAATGGGCTAGAGTTCGATGGGGAGACCTTGTACCAACCGCACAACTTCCATCCGGCACTACTTCCCCTAATTTATCCAGAAATAGATGATCGCATCCAGGACTGCGGTAAAGGATCACTAAGGTTTCGCTCGGACATTCGAGGGAAAGTGGTTGTGTGCGACTTAGGAAGTACTGAGCCAGTCGTAGCAGGTCAAGAGGTCAAGGATAGAGGTGGTGTGGCCATGATCCTCGTGAACGGTCCCACTGACGGATACACCACACTGGCTGATGCGCATGTCCTACCCGCGGTGGAAGTGAGCTATGTCGCGGGGAGAGAGATCAAGAGATACTTTAACACAGCGTCAACACCAATGGCCACGATCCTATTCAAAGGCACGCACATCATCAGGAGATCGGTCGCCCCGGCTGTAGCATCATTCTCTTCCCGCGGCCCCAACCGCCAAAGCCCAGGCATCCTCAAACCAGACATCATCGGCCCGGGCCTGAACATTCTCGCTGGTTGGCCATTTCCTTTAGACAATTCTACGAACTTATTCAACGTGATCTCCGGGACCTCCATGTCCTGCCCCCACCTCAGTGGTGTGGCGGCGCTGCTCAAGAGCACGCACCCCAATTGGTCGCCAGAAGCCATCAAGTCCGCCATCATGACCACTTCCACCACCTTCAACATGGAGGGCCGACCCATCGTGGACGAGACACTCCATCCAGCGGACATTTTCGCCACAGGCGCAGGACACATCAACCCATCGAAGGCCGTCGACCCGGGTCTCGTTTACGACGATGGACCGCAAGATTACATCCCTTACCTTTGTGGGCTCATCTCCAACGAGTCCCAAATCGAGgttatagtt aaaaaaaaagtcaactgCTCGAGCATAGGGAGCATACCTGATTACCAGCTCAACTATCCATCGATCACCGTGAGCTTCAAGCCTTCGGTGACGAACGTGAGTGTGACAAGGACGGTGAAAAACGTCGGACCCGCAAAGTCGCGTTACCAGTCAGTCGTCGACCCGATCAAGGGTCCGGTCTCATTG GTGTACCCGCGTGAACTCGTGTTCACAGAGGCGAACCAGACAGCGAGTTACCGGGTTGACTTTACGAGGGAAGTTGACTCGAAAGCGCCGTCGCCGTATGCTCAGGGGGCAATCACGTGGGTCTCTGCTCGGCATTCGGTTCGGACCCCTATAGCTATTGTGTTTGAGTGA